In the genome of Capra hircus breed San Clemente chromosome 5, ASM170441v1, whole genome shotgun sequence, one region contains:
- the NUDT4 gene encoding diphosphoinositol polyphosphate phosphohydrolase 2 isoform X2 has translation MMKFKPNQTRTYDREGFKKRAACLCFRSEQEDEVLLVSSSRYPDQWIVPGGGMEPEEEPDGAAVREVYEEAGVKGKLGRLLGIFENQDRKHRTYVYVLTVTEILEDWEDSVNIGRKREWFKVEDAIKVLQCHKPVHAEYLEKLKLGCSPTNGNSTVPSLPDSNTLFVTAAQTSGLPSSVR, from the exons ATGATGAAGTTCAAGCCCAACCAGACGCGGACCTATGACCGCGAGGGCTTCAAGAAGCGGGCGGCGTGCCTCTGCTTCCGGAGCGAGCAGGAGGACGAG GTCCTGTTGGTGAGCAGCAGTCGGTATCCAGACCAATGGATTGTCCCCGGAGGAGGAATGGAGCCTGAGGAAGAGCCTGATGGCGCTGCTGTGAGGGAGGTTTATGAAGAG gctggAGTAAAAGGAAAATTGGGCAGACTTCTGGGCATATTTGAG AACCAAGACCGAAAGCACAGAACATACGTTTATGTTCTTACTGTCACTGAAATACTAGAAGACTGGGAAGATTCTGTTAATATAG gaaggaagagagagtggTTCAAAGTAGAAGATGCCATAAAAGTTCTCCAGTGCCACAAGCCTGTCCATGCAGAGTATCTGGAGAAACTAAAGCTGGGTTGTTCTCCCACCAATGGAAACTCTACAGTCCCTTCCCTTCCAGACAGTAACACCTTGTTTGTAACTGCTGCACAGACCTCTGGGCTGCCGTCTAGTGTAAGATAA
- the NUDT4 gene encoding diphosphoinositol polyphosphate phosphohydrolase 2 isoform X1: protein MMKFKPNQTRTYDREGFKKRAACLCFRSEQEDEVLLVSSSRYPDQWIVPGGGMEPEEEPDGAAVREVYEEAGVKGKLGRLLGIFEQNQDRKHRTYVYVLTVTEILEDWEDSVNIGRKREWFKVEDAIKVLQCHKPVHAEYLEKLKLGCSPTNGNSTVPSLPDSNTLFVTAAQTSGLPSSVR from the exons ATGATGAAGTTCAAGCCCAACCAGACGCGGACCTATGACCGCGAGGGCTTCAAGAAGCGGGCGGCGTGCCTCTGCTTCCGGAGCGAGCAGGAGGACGAG GTCCTGTTGGTGAGCAGCAGTCGGTATCCAGACCAATGGATTGTCCCCGGAGGAGGAATGGAGCCTGAGGAAGAGCCTGATGGCGCTGCTGTGAGGGAGGTTTATGAAGAG gctggAGTAAAAGGAAAATTGGGCAGACTTCTGGGCATATTTGAG CAGAACCAAGACCGAAAGCACAGAACATACGTTTATGTTCTTACTGTCACTGAAATACTAGAAGACTGGGAAGATTCTGTTAATATAG gaaggaagagagagtggTTCAAAGTAGAAGATGCCATAAAAGTTCTCCAGTGCCACAAGCCTGTCCATGCAGAGTATCTGGAGAAACTAAAGCTGGGTTGTTCTCCCACCAATGGAAACTCTACAGTCCCTTCCCTTCCAGACAGTAACACCTTGTTTGTAACTGCTGCACAGACCTCTGGGCTGCCGTCTAGTGTAAGATAA